The genomic region TGCCTGACATAATATTTAACGAAAATAAGCATAGATAAAAGCGGTAATGCAGTCCCACAGCCCCCAAACATTTTCCCTCTTCGCGGTCAGTTACGAAGCAGGTGTTGCCACAAggattttctttttaactttttaagATGTATTGGCCGAAAATTTGAATTTCCAGGCTACTGTCGTGTCTTCTTTTTTAAGCAAACGATATTATTTGTTGGTATATGTTTATCAAAACTATAAAGCAAGATCAATGTTGTTTTTGATGTATGGTATACCTTGTTTTCAATGGCTCTGAATCTCTGAGTGAGGTGATTTACCCTGCTCAGCCTCGGGAAATAAGTGGCATTTAGGGACGAGGGCAGCAGAAGTTTCCATGCCGTTTTCCCAAGCTTGTGCAGTCTCATTCTTGGCAGCGGGGTGTTTGCACGTGCAATTAGAATCATTCGTTCTCTGATAGACGAATGGCGCGAGTTATGCTCACGTGACATTGGCGATTTAATTCAAATCCCGGGCTAACGAATTGATATATTGCAGTTGGAACACGCGGCCTTGAGGCAGAGGAAAAAAGAGTGATGGTTCAAAGGTAGAAATGATTTATGGAAGAAAATCGTCTTGTGACTGAACAATGAAACAGTGAAAACTATATGTATTTTCGTAAAAGGTGACTGTCTAATTAATTTTAGAAAGAATATCGCTATAagatttaaaaattaaaattccCGCGCGGATCAGCTGTGTCACGATTGGTCGGTTCTGCTTGTCAGCGAGCCTCTGATTGGCCGTCCCTACTTGTCATCTTCTACCTGATTGGTCGCCTCCAAAAACACCAGAAGAGACACCGCCAAAAATGAAAGCAGAGATCTCACGTCCTGGAGATGAATTTTCTCAACAAAAAAGGTTAGTTTGAATTCGATGGCCTAAAAAAGTGTGCATGATTGTATTTGAATGCAGAGCGACTGAGTGgtatgtgtaaaaaaatattCCAAGCGAATAGAGCAGGTAAAATAAGCGAACAATGAGACGAGGATCCTCCCGCCGCCCAGCTGATGGATGTCAACAAACTCGGCGCCGAAATTGGTCGACCAGCGAGAGGAACAAATTTTCTGTTTTTACCTCGTGGCGTCACCGTGGTTGGATAATGGACGTAGATGTTATGTCAGGGTACGTAGGAATATATCACTGGTCAATTAATGGTGGCTATACCATTCTCTTTAGAAGGCAAAGTGAAGAAAATGGAAGTTAAAGTATCGGGGTGGGATTCAAAAGTTAAGATCCATTTGGCGCAAAATACGGGTTTCCTCTTGGccacaatttatttatttctcggaCTTATTCGGATTATTCTCAAACGCTGGTTATCGTCAGAGACATATGTTTTCGTGTAATAACAGTACAGTGCGTTGTAAAGTTAGGGAGCTGAGTAATGATATTTCAGTATCTTGTAAATGGGCGGCAAACTTCGAGGGTTTTGTCTGCACAGTATTACTCGAGAAAATTGTGTGAATCAAGTCTATAATTACATATTACTACGTGATCGTAACAATAAGTGAACGTTGTGTAATGGAGGAATATATATTAGAACCAGTAATGTATCATAAGGGATGAATTTGATAAATGGGCTGATGCTGAATTATCTCTTGTAGCACTATCATCAAATCTTTCCTGTTAGCACTTTGAATATCAAGCTGAAGTATACTGTTATTTATGCTGTTACTGCCATGGAATGCATTCTAATTATTTCTATGAGTTTAGTATAGTcctcatatataatgtatataaaggtGCTGTGAATGTTATGTGTCTGCAGATTGCCATGATCAGGGGCAGGTTCTTATGGCGTTCAGATCATTTTCACATAGAAGTTTTCTCTGATCCATAATAGTcttggatttattttttattagtaatttGCATATACACTGCTTCAGTATTCTGTAAGTTCTTGAATCCTTCTCTTATTTAGATTTTGAAATTTCAGTCTGAGGTGGTTTTATAAACTTACCATGTAAACCACCTTGGAGTAAAGGCTATGAGAATAAAAGAGTTTAACAAAGGCAGCAGAGTAAAGAATCCATAGAAAGAATTTGTATGTGCAGCTTATTTTTGCTCATAGATAAAAAACTgtaaattaaattaaaacaaaGCCAGAAAAATTAGCTGGATTAATAGTTATGAGGAAAATTGGATGATGTTATTTGTAatgtagaattaaaaaaaatggttGTTATTGGGCTTTTTAAGAAGGGTGATTAGGAATaaggaaatatatttttaaatcattgctctcataataaaagtaatgaaatatttctttcattttccccagAAAACGAagttatgataaagaaaacagcAACAGTAGTATGAAGTGTAGCAAATGGAGTTTAGGTGGAGATGTTGGTACAGATCCTCCACTCCTGGCAGACATGGGCCTGTCTATTCTtcaggatgaggaggagatgacAGGACCTACACCTACTCCACCAGCCACTGAAGTCAACACAAGTAACCCTCCTCCAGCACCAAAGGTAAGGATAGCTGGTTCAGATCAGTGGTCGAGGTGTATGCAGATTCATTGGAAAGGTCTTGTTTTAGTTCCTTATATGTTAAACTGTATGTTGTATAACATTTTTTATAGCTAGATTGTAAATGTTTTATAATATTCATGCAAAAGTAGCTGCATATATTCAAAGAAATATTTTTTCACAGGTATTACAACAGTCAAATCAGAATGTAGTCGGTCATGGTTCCTTTCTTCCTGATGATTTAGTTAATGAAGAAGAATTTTTTGTTTACAAACGAAGAAGAATAGATGCCATTGCAGGTGATGGTAAgtgaagatttatatatattgttcatcAAATCTATATTTGCAGTTCAGTTATCTTTGTTTCAATCTATTATAAATGTTCCAGACACCAGCATTTCCTTATTTGCCCTGCATGACTTCAGGGCTACAGTAGGCTAAGCAATTTCCATACACACATTGGTAGAACTTGTTCACCTCCCAAAGATTTATCATTAAATAAGGAATCAATCTAAGCTTGGTCTTGCCAGAATTTACATGGTAGAGAGTTGTTAGCCTTTGTCTCCAAAAGTGTGGATGCAGATTATATATCACAAGTTTCAAGGGAATTTTGATAGAACACTACCAGTCTGATTATTTGGAAAGCAATTATGTATGATATACAAGAGTTACTAATCACACACTATCTCTTAATGTAATAATTTTGTACCGTATTGCTTTAAATACTGATGTCACTTCTTTCTCTTAACAGACAAATTCAACCGCATGTCAGATGAATTAATCTTAGCAGTATTTCGATGGCTCCCAAAGTTTATGTTGGCAAGATGTGCACAGGTGTGCCGCCGATGGAAAAGGCTTGCTTTTGATGAATCTCTGTGGCGAAGACTTGATCTTGGTGGAAAGACCCTCAATCCTGGGGTGGTTGGCAGAGTCATTCTCAGAGGATCAAGTATACTTAGACTAGCAAAAGCAGAGGTAAATTAACTTGTCTACTTGTAATTTCTTGTTTTGAGTATCAGTTGCGGaatatttttgtaatatatttatgGGAATGAACAataattgtatattttttcttttacacaggTGGATGGTCCAATTTTTTCACCACAGCTCCAATATCTTCCTAGTCTACCTCCAATAAGGAGTAAGCTACAATACTTAGATCTTAGTATGGCTGCAATAGAACCCCCTGGTGAGttagataattatatattttttttctagatattgAATATATTGATGTATCTTTGTGAATGTTACTTACAGAAATCATGAAGAGAAGGAATTTTGAAGTATGATTTTAAGATGAAAATGCCttaatatttgttattaattttatctttcAGCGCTTGAAGAGTTGTTGAGCGTTTGTTTTGATCTGAAGAAATTAAGCCTGGAGCATTGCACTCTCAACCAGACAATTTGCACACACATCGCCAACAACCATAACTTAGATACGCTTAATATGGCCATGTGCTATGGCTTGAACCACTCCTGTATTGTTAATATACTCACTAACTGTAAAAAGTAGGTTTTCATTAGTTTAAGCATGAAATGAATGATattgagaaaatatatgtatacatttgtgtgactTTATTTCCTTTTGTGAGTCTGTTTTAACAGTAAACAATTTTTTTCCAGATTGGTAAGTTTGAATCTAGCTTGGACTGGATTGTCTTCAGAGGATCTACGGGTAATATGCCGTCGCTTCCCAAAATCACTTGAACGGTTGAATATTTCTGGTTGCAGAAACACATTATCTGATACACGTAAGTATTTTAGCATAGTATGTTGATATATGCACATTTTGCTGTGTTGACTCGAGTTAAACATTATTAAAGTAAAATACTTTTTGTACTAGTTGGATTTTTTTATAATTGGAATTAAGAAACATGAATATAGGAAATTTCATATGTTCATTATATCTCTCATGTGCTAAAAGAGTTCCTTCATTGCAATAATTTTGTTTGGATTGCAGATGTAAGATTGTTGGCAGAACAGTCACCTGGCTTGGTAGAATTAGATGTGAGTGATTGCACTCAGCTGACTGCTGCTTCTGTATCTACAATAATTAGTGAACTGCGTCACACAGAATACTTAGCCTTCTCACGTTGCTACACCATACAGCCAGATGCTTACCTGTAAGTTGTTTTGTAATGTATGAATTTAGACAAAATTGGGTAGATTTAATGCACTCTTTTATAAAGGCTCAACTGTAAAGGAAATTACCACTCACCTCCAAGATATGCAAGTATAAACATCAAATTGAATAACTGCTTCCTGATTACAAGCTACAAAATATGATCATGGTGATCAAATACATTAGGTTATTTCTTCAAAGTGTAGGTAAGGTGAAAGTGTTCAATTTTCAGGGATCAAAGCATGTTCATTGACAACCTTtaagataaggatgatatttTCAGCAATAGCAGAGATCCTGAAATAAAAGGTCCATATAAGATACAAGATAGATTTTGGTCAGTTAATTAACCAATAAGAAATAATCTTAGGTTGAAGTTTTAAGAAAATTTCAATGATTGcatgttatacaaatatattttgtaCAGGATTATATTGAAGGTAAATCTGT from Penaeus vannamei isolate JL-2024 chromosome 26, ASM4276789v1, whole genome shotgun sequence harbors:
- the Skp2 gene encoding S-phase kinase-associated protein 2 isoform X2 → MKAEISRPGDEFSQQKRKRSYDKENSNSSMKCSKWSLGGDVGTDPPLLADMGLSILQDEEEMTGPTPTPPATEVNTSNPPPAPKVLQQSNQNVVGHGSFLPDDLVNEEEFFVYKRRRIDAIAGDDKFNRMSDELILAVFRWLPKFMLARCAQVCRRWKRLAFDESLWRRLDLGGKTLNPGVVGRVILRGSSILRLAKAEVDGPIFSPQLQYLPSLPPIRSKLQYLDLSMAAIEPPALEELLSVCFDLKKLSLEHCTLNQTICTHIANNHNLDTLNMAMCYGLNHSCIVNILTNCKKLVSLNLAWTGLSSEDLRVICRRFPKSLERLNISGCRNTLSDTHVRLLAEQSPGLVELDVSDCTQLTAASVSTIISELRHTEYLAFSRCYTIQPDAYLELKSMPHLLYLDLYGILNESALSTLRQSLPHIQINKYLFSSVARPTVGIRRTSVWGLRVRD
- the Skp2 gene encoding S-phase kinase-associated protein 2 isoform X1, with product MDVDVMSGKRSYDKENSNSSMKCSKWSLGGDVGTDPPLLADMGLSILQDEEEMTGPTPTPPATEVNTSNPPPAPKVLQQSNQNVVGHGSFLPDDLVNEEEFFVYKRRRIDAIAGDDKFNRMSDELILAVFRWLPKFMLARCAQVCRRWKRLAFDESLWRRLDLGGKTLNPGVVGRVILRGSSILRLAKAEVDGPIFSPQLQYLPSLPPIRSKLQYLDLSMAAIEPPALEELLSVCFDLKKLSLEHCTLNQTICTHIANNHNLDTLNMAMCYGLNHSCIVNILTNCKKLVSLNLAWTGLSSEDLRVICRRFPKSLERLNISGCRNTLSDTHVRLLAEQSPGLVELDVSDCTQLTAASVSTIISELRHTEYLAFSRCYTIQPDAYLELKSMPHLLYLDLYGILNESALSTLRQSLPHIQINKYLFSSVARPTVGIRRTSVWGLRVRD